In the Paramisgurnus dabryanus chromosome 18, PD_genome_1.1, whole genome shotgun sequence genome, ACACAAAGCATGTCTGAGTTAGGTACGAGAAGACGACCTTCTAGTTCCCTTACAGTTTCTTTCATCTATAGACATTTTGTTTTCACTTGAGTTTCTTGTTAGTTTGTGTAACCAAAGGTTTGCGTGGATGTTTGTCTGTGTTCAGAAACTGTTGTCTTACAGGAGTATATCTAATAAATGAGATGTTTATTAATCCTCTTGAGATGAGTTGGGTTTGAATCAGTGTTTTGTGGCTGAAAGCATCTGTtctatatttgtttatttttcagtATGCGATCCTATGACACAACTACAATGGATTTAGGAAGTATTCAGACCCCCTTCCCTTTATTCAATTTTGTTATGTTGCAGTCTGATACTACAATCATTAAGATTCATGGTTTTCTCATTAATCTACACTcagtatattttaataattaagtATAATTTAAAAAGTGTCTGTAAATTTGGTAAAAAACAAGAAAACTGAAATATATCTACGTGGAAAAAGACACGGCTCTCTATAAAAAAACACCTCACAGCGGAAAATGCTTATCATAGCCGAAAACCAAATCATGAGGTCAAAGAAACTGCCTACGGAGCTCTGTTAAAGAGCAACAATTATctaattcacgattttacatttcctttggtgtgtaagtgggatttgtaccttttgttaTACAaccaagtatggtggcacaaaataaaacctgGCACTTTTCTAAGGGGGTTAAAAAGGGCGAAATGTAtagcggaatagcacttttgggagtactttgactcggcgcagtaaAAAGTCACGCCTGAAAAATCCggtccccttctccctctcataatgacCTCTTCTGGGCAAGGTAGAGTGTCAACAACTCCAACCGATTGATGTACCACTGCAAGTGGTTGCCTCATGTTAGATGCATCCATCAAGACAACCGCACATCTCGAAACCTGCTCCAAGGGAAAACCGGCCTATAGAAAAATAGACACCTGTAGGTGATTATCACATCACGCCGGCATGCCCACCTCAGAATTTGATCTTGTAGCCAGTGCTGTAGTGGCCTCATATGCATCAGTCCCAAACCCGAATGCAGCCGCATGTCCCTTTGGAAGTGCTTGAGTGGGGCTGAACCCCATTTGAAGTTCTTCAAACACCACAGCATCGACTTAGCTCGCTTGTTGGAAAGACGAGCCATCATGAAGATCAAATCCCACTCCAGACTGGGAATAGAGATGCTCTGCTCAGGGAAGAGCTTgttcttttcccagttgacctaAAGCCCGGAATATACAGCAAGATTTTTgcactcctataagatcattaactTATCACCCTGTGCGACATGGATCGTTTAAACTCGGGCACGACAGgaatgtagactgtacgatgatgacaagGAAGCTTCGGCACCTGCGTCACCGTTACCAGCATGTgctcgtggtaaacaaataccagtacccacactgtgcggtgatcatgctgaatttctgacactgtcagaaaacgaTCATAGGCTATCTGTGGAtgcaagaccgggaaaacggctGTCTTTGAAACCTCTCTTGTTGTAAGACATAGgaccaccctgctgaaaaaaaaccagcatcaaaccagcatgggaattatgctggtctatgctggtttagctggtggtcacagcataccagcaccaaaacacaacatatgctggtatgaccagcatgggatgctgttgctaatgctggtttagctggtgctaatgctggtgctgatgctggtttgatgctggtttagctggtgttcactagcataccagcaccaaaacacaacatatgctggtcttgctggtatgctggttttttcagcagggcaccGATGAAGAGCCGCGATCACAGAAATTgtgacgattgtttcacgatagCAATCTTTTCGtttgggacagccaataatcatGCAGTGTATCCCAGGCTTAAAAGGTCTTGATGCTGAAGCACCAGCTCCCTGTGTGTGCATAATAAATGAGTTTGGATCAGCCATTCATTGATAATTCATTATGTGAATGCCCCGCTCTCTAGAGAAGCAAGAGCAGCCTCGACTTTCCTAAAGACAGGCCCAGACCAAAGGGGGGGACCTTGTACTGATATGCTCACTCTTTAAAAGCAAAAACAAGAAATGGTCTGTGTCGAGGAAGGATTGAAACATGAAAGTACGCATCCTTCAGCTCGATGGCCGCAAACCTATCCGGGTGATGCACCCATGAAGAAAGAGGGCTTCTCCCCCCTGTCGTCGAGGACAGTGAAGGAGAATGAGCCAACAAACTGGGGGCCATATTTATAAAGCGTgggtacgcacagatttgatagTAAAGTGTGCGTCACAAAAATCCACAGCAATgtctatatttattaaaaaactgtctttgacatggaaatgtGCTTAGTGCCAAGGTCTAAGCAGACGTAcacacttttgcttgtctgattgctgcaggtttttggaaatataagtcattcttgctgctcgaagttgggtttaaacattgacaattGCTCTTTTATGTctatgacattaattaggcatcgtttaaaggcggagatctttAACTGCTCAGCTGCACACaagttcaagatcatttgcgatttatacaTTTCACATATGAAAGAAAGGGGTACGCACGTTTTCTGCGCATGAATCACACACGTATGCATATTTGATAAAtaatcgtaagatcaaatgtagaatgatttctacaaagtatttataaatgaggcccctggtacAGGCCTTGAAGAGCACTGGCCATTCAGAATAAAGGTACAGGAGCAACCCCAGGAACCAGTCATCCAGCCATAAATGCTCAGATGTTTTTGTCTACCTCAGAGAGTATCAGTGGTTCAGTGTATTCATAAGCCAACAAACAAACAGGTTGTGGTGTTTTCTGATTCTCTGTGTTTATGTTTCAGTATATCTGCTCTTGTTTGTGTAGCCCCATAATTGTTGCTTATAGCTCATGCATAAAGCACATAACATTGGAAACACTTTGGAAGTTCTATTCTACAGAATTTAGATACGTGTACATGTGTCAcgaactgtgattggttgtttgacatgtcaGTCAGATGGGCGGTCCTTGACCAACAAAAACAGCAACCTTAAGTCATCAATCTGCGACCACCACAACCTTGAAGAAACCACTTGAGAGAATCTTCATCTGTATACACTTGActcatttttaacatatagatgCAGTTTCCCGAACATCTTATCATATACCAAGATGCACACCAGCAGTTTTTTTgtaaaggtttgtttgtaaaaactaactaaatgccctaatataactaaggcctagtcctggattaatctaaaccctttcCGGGAAACCGCACCTTATTGTTTAACGTTGATCAAATATTTAGTGCTGTTCATGCTCAGCTTAAATACTAAAGATAGTTTTGTGTTCTTTCCTTAAGGCTGTCTCAAACCATTTACCTATACATTAAATATTAGATGTATATGAATGTAATGAAACCATTTTTGCcaatttgaaatgtttatttgctTTACATAAAGTAAAAAAGGTAAGTCAAAACATACAATATGATCACGCAAAACAAGCGTCACGACTCaaatgcttaaaaaacatgTCAACGGATCAGTCATAATTTCCCTTTAGCTTTTTGTTCACAAACAGAAAAACGTTTGAATATCCGATGTGAATTTCCTTATACTCATATGTGAGATATGAACAGTCACGTTTTGCACTTGCATACGATCCTCTTCTGTGTATGATTGCCGAGTTGTAAATACagtggatgaatgaatgaatgacacaCATTGGTATGTACCTGCAGTTATCCTCTCATAACCTTTCATTCATTCAGAGACATAGACGTGTTTGACTGCAACCAGGAAGCTGATGAGTAAAGCCAGTCCCACAGTCATCAACAAGTCCCACCAGGCACCTATTTAACACTGATTCACTATCCAGATTACCAAAGAAATTGacaacaaaaacatcaaaacacaAAGTAACAATGCATACACGTTTTTAATTGTAGCGTTAATAATAAACGCCTCTATCGAAATCTAAGCTTGAAACCAGTCAAGCATGAAAACATTTGACTGTAAACCTTTGTCATGTAATGAAAATAGTTTTGGGCAGTAGGCCTACTTGTATATAAAGTAATGAATATATGATTGTGGTTCGGATGTAAACCCATACACTCTTATTTACAATTGGACACTGGTAGAGAAAAACAATGGGGTCCAGATTTTGAATGATTCTTTGCTAATGTGACCGTACTTTAAACCTTAAGGCCATTTCTCATGCCTGTTACTTATTCGACACCTTCTCTTACCAACTTAACGTCTATGGTAAATCTGAAAAGTGCAAATTGACACAAAATCGATTCTCCTTATTTAATGCAAAGGCtgataaataaagaaagaaagaaaaggatTTGTCAAGTTTGTAGTGTTAACACATAAAAGCATTTGGTAAAAGAAGCACAAACGTTAGGACTAAATGATTCCTAATAGAAAGTGTTAAAAAGACTCACTGGGTTTTCTTTCTGCTATATGAGCTCTAGTCTGATATTTGTATCAATAGAATTTCTAGAACGAGTAATACAGAATTAAGCTGATATACCTGCTTGCAAAAAGCTGCGAGTATTGAGCAGTGAAAGGTCAGTTATATATTGCTAGTCATTTAAACCCCTCAGcgatacacacatacatatatactgtataatataTAGGTAAAGGTTTGGTTAACACAAGAACGGTTAAGTAACATGATCTTGAGCCACACACAAGGGTCAGTTAAAAAAAAGGATGGAATGTGATAAAAAACAGTACCCATAAATAAAAGCTGTTAATTAAATAAGGTTTGTGTCAGAGTACCTAAGGTTTCTTGGTTAGGTAATTTGAAGGGATCCAGCCCTCCATCATTGGCTCACGactgacatttttacaaaaccACCAGCCACTGCTCTGCTTCTCCAGCACTTCAAAAACGGCGCCCTCTTTAAATCCGGGCGTATGCTCGTCTCCGTCGAAGTCGGCCACGGCCAGGAAGAGCTCCTCTTTGGCCGCCTCCTTGATGAGAGGTGGCAGTTTATCTTTTGGGGGTCCCGGTTTCTCGGTTTTAATAAGAGGCTTGGGTGGCACAGGCACAGGCACTTTGGGCTTGGCTTCATCCTTTAAAGCTGGAAGAGCGAAGGCTTTGGTTTTGGGCGGTGGGGGTCTGATATGAGGAGGGGCGGCCGGTTTGGTCTCCTGAAAGTCTTTCTCTGGAGTCTTGTTGTCTGTGGGACTGGCTGGTTCAGAACTCTTCTTCGGTGGAGGAGGTCTTCTAGGAGCCAGGGAGGGCCTTAGTGGTGGCTCCTTCATTGGCGGTTTCAACATCGCTGACGGCTCGTGCCCGTTTTGTTGTTTCAATGGAAATTTTGCCTCTTCATTCGTTCGTCCATCGTTAGCGGGTGCATCGCATGAGGTGTCGTTCTGTTGACCGGGATCACTTGGGTTGCTGCCATGCTCCAGAGGCTTGGACGGGCGAAGTTTGCTTCTCAGGTTTGTGATATCCAGCTCACTCTTGGCTAAAGGCTCCGGTTTGGCCGCAGGGGTAGGCTTCGGTCTGACGACTGGCTTCGGTTTCGGAAATGGAGCCGGAGCTGGGACGACACACTCCGGCTTCTCGTCACGCAAATCTGGCTTGGGTTTGGGAGGCTGCTTCGGCACATGCTTAAGGTTAAACTTTTTCACCTCTTTGGCTGAAACTTTGTGGCCGCACTCCAAGCCCATCTCGTTGCGCAGGTACAGTTGCTTGTTCTTCTCCTCTTTCTTTGGCTCCGGGGGTTTGTCAGGTTTGACGGGAGGCGCTTTTGGCGTTACCAGTGGGACGATGACCCCTGGGGCTGGTGGTTTGGGTGGGAGAGGTTTGGCCAGGTCTAGGTTTGCTCTTGGTTTGTCCTCTAGTTCCAGACTCTTGTTGATGGATTCTCTCCTGGGCGGTAAGGCTGGCTTCTCTTCTGCCGTGGGTGAGGATGGAGGTGGGGGTAAGGGTCCAGAAAAAGGGGAGCTGCTCTTGACAGCATTGGACTTCCATTCTCTCGGCTTGGGACGGCTTAAAAAATCTGAGTTGGACGAGGGTTCATCTGGGAGGGGCTTGGACCAACTATCTTCCGAGTTGTCGTTATTGCTCGAGGTGTCTTCTAGCTTTAGTTGAGCCATCTCACCAGGCAGTGGGGCCAAAAAGTTAGGCCTAGAGGCGTTACTGGTCTTCTTGTATTTATCTATGAACGTGACCGGAGCCCAGCCCTCCTTACTGTCTATCTGAATGTACCACCAACCGCTCGAGTTCTTTTCAATGACCTGGACGTATGGGAAAGAAACGTTGAGATCTATGTGTTATAGATGTACGCGTTCATCTGAGATGTGACTGTGGCTGAAATTCACTCACCTCAACTTTGACTCCGGCCTGGAAGCTAATACCGTCAGGGATGGTCGTCTGAAAATCAGCTATAGTGTAATATTCCTCCTCTACTTGTGGGGGCACCGGAGGTTTAGGAAGATTCACTCCTCGTGGCTGTGCAAGCAAATTAAAGACAATTAAGTTAAGCAAGATAAGTACCTAACAGAGAATACCTAACATCAGTCAGATTCCCTCATGTTGATAGTGGGAGGAGCCTTCATTTTTCAAGTTGTTGTTCTCTTGGTACACCAGCAACTGTGTAATGCATGCATTTTACATTAGTCGCTttcatacagtctttactggctCCACCAATTCTCATGGCAAACGGAGTTGGCTAGCTGGATATCATGTAAgctcagattttcatgatatatccCCTTTTTCAGTTATTAATTTGATGAAGTTTTTTTCTGTCAAGTAACTTTGCATGAGTTTAAAACCCCCAGCTTCAGAGGAAGAACAATATAACTTAAAAGAAGAATGAGTCTTACTATAGTGAGGTCTCGACGTGGTGGAGGTCTCTGTCGTGAGCCTGCTTCTGTCAAGAGATCAGTGAAGAGTTCAAACCTTATATGCAAAACTCTAtagaaataaatcttatttcTCCATATTTAATGTCTTTATATTGATGTAGAAGAATGTCTTAGATGATCTTACTGTGTTTAGTCTCTGTTAGCGGTGTGAATCTGTCTCTCTGGTTGGAGTTTTGCTGTTTTCCAGCCGTGTCCAGATCATTAGCGCTGGCATGAACCGGACCACCGGCTGACATCTTCTGACTCGACACGTCACATTTCTTTAGATAGGACGCCGGCGCCCAGCCTTCTTTACCTTCATACCTGAGAGGAGCAATAGAGATGATGTTCAGATACTGATATTGTTTCATCTTTAGAGGATTTGTGTGTTAGTTTTTACCTGATTTTCCACCAGCCTTCTAAGTTTTTCTGAATGACTTCAACAGTCATGCCTCTCTCTAAATCAATCTCATCTTCATCGCGTGCAGCGTATGGATAGATCGCTGTGTACTTCTCCTCTGTCAACATCAAAGATTTAGCATTAAATCAAGCATATAAATAAAAGATGATCTGTGCTTTCGACAAACTCATGCAGTGGTAAATGTAGTGTGATACAGTATACAGTGCTGCTGGTTTGATTTGAACTTTGTTTTTTATGAGGATCTGATGATAACTGTATCTCACACTGTATAAAGATCTATGCAAAGTCACAATCTAAACACATTACTGTATGTGGCATCAACAGCTTTAAATGCTTTGTTTGTTCATAGCAATTCCATGCCTGCAGcaaacattcatttcatttcatcAGATTCCTCTACAGATCTTCAGATAAACTTTACTGTAATATTTACTCATGCAACACTGACATTATTATGTGAATATCAACCAATTCATTACTATATATGTATGAAATCATAAACACTTTTATATGAACATTAGCACTGTTGTCAAGTTTAATTCTctaatatactttataaaagtGCACAGACATTCACAAACAGCCATCAGACAGCTAAAGAAAAAGCTGAAACAGCAAGTCAACACATACGTCTCCTCATCTTAATAATATGAAGGATCTTCAACACAAAAATTAAGATGAACAATGTTCAGGACATGAAGGAGAGAAACATGCGTTATAAAGCTTCACACTTACTGAAGTATAAACTCTTTATTACATGTGCAGCTCTATtcataaacataaatataaagaCATGCATACACTTCAACAAACAGAAGACTGATTATTACACAGcgctctggaatgcttgattctgattggtcattgGTGAAATTCCCAAATGTATTATTCCCAAACAACATCCGCCTGAAGTTAATAACACAGCCTCATCTTGACAAGTGCAGTTTAATATTAGTACATAAATGTGCAAAGTAAATGTGCATAATACACAACAAACTGGATGATCgtccaggggtgcgtttccagaacaacgacgtaactcgctgctgaaccaccatagtacgatgcatagttggagaaactaGTAACTTTGTTgcacattcgtcgtttgaacGATGTTGGTTTgacaacatagttgatgatgtcacatgGGAGGTggagtactaattaatctgtgcaaatcaatttaatgtcagattattgctgtaaataacctACATTGCATCGGAAGACTGATTTGGTTATTGGGACTTAGttatctgctgttttatttcaaGATAAATTGTATTCCCTCTTTAATTCCCTCTTACGTCACTTCTCCCAGGGATTTCCCAactattttctaaatgtcgacaaaaGATGATGTTTCGATTAATCAATGATATTTCTCTCGCGATATGTCATTTTAAACATCATGTCgactgatgttggtaggtttactaaTATCACATCCACGGCACTAGCATTATTTTCTACTAAAGGAGACATAAGagtattatccaaacattaaagggacactccactttttaaaaaaatatgctaatttttcagctcccctagagttaaacatttgattcttactgttttggaatccattcagctggtctagcgctagcacttttagcatagcttagcacaatccattgaatgtgattagaccattagcattgcgctaataaataaccaaagactttcaatatttttcaatattcttacttaaaacttgactct is a window encoding:
- the sh3pxd2b gene encoding SH3 and PX domain-containing protein 2B isoform X2: MPRRNVQEVIVEDVQKRRNPNKHYVYVIKVSWTDGSNEIIFRRYSKFFDLQMELLDKFPVEGGQKDPKRRIIPFLPGKILFRRSHIRDVAMKRLKPINEYCGALIQLPVYISQCEEVRVFFETRPEDLNPPKEEPSGKKKSGGDSSSADPLLLDQYVAVTDYEKQESSEISLYVGQVVEVIEKNESGWWFVSTEDAQGWVPATCLEAQDDPDEFSMPAEEEEKYTAIYPYAARDEDEIDLERGMTVEVIQKNLEGWWKIRYEGKEGWAPASYLKKCDVSSQKMSAGGPVHASANDLDTAGKQQNSNQRDRFTPLTETKHKAGSRQRPPPRRDLTIPRGVNLPKPPVPPQVEEEYYTIADFQTTIPDGISFQAGVKVEVIEKNSSGWWYIQIDSKEGWAPVTFIDKYKKTSNASRPNFLAPLPGEMAQLKLEDTSSNNDNSEDSWSKPLPDEPSSNSDFLSRPKPREWKSNAVKSSSPFSGPLPPPPSSPTAEEKPALPPRRESINKSLELEDKPRANLDLAKPLPPKPPAPGVIVPLVTPKAPPVKPDKPPEPKKEEKNKQLYLRNEMGLECGHKVSAKEVKKFNLKHVPKQPPKPKPDLRDEKPECVVPAPAPFPKPKPVVRPKPTPAAKPEPLAKSELDITNLRSKLRPSKPLEHGSNPSDPGQQNDTSCDAPANDGRTNEEAKFPLKQQNGHEPSAMLKPPMKEPPLRPSLAPRRPPPPKKSSEPASPTDNKTPEKDFQETKPAAPPHIRPPPPKTKAFALPALKDEAKPKVPVPVPPKPLIKTEKPGPPKDKLPPLIKEAAKEELFLAVADFDGDEHTPGFKEGAVFEVLEKQSSGWWFCKNVSREPMMEGWIPSNYLTKKP
- the sh3pxd2b gene encoding SH3 and PX domain-containing protein 2B isoform X1 yields the protein MPRRNVQEVIVEDVQKRRNPNKHYVYVIKVSWTDGSNEIIFRRYSKFFDLQMELLDKFPVEGGQKDPKRRIIPFLPGKILFRRSHIRDVAMKRLKPINEYCGALIQLPVYISQCEEVRVFFETRPEDLNPPKEEPSGKKKSGIVERATSFIKRGGDSSSADPLLLDQYVAVTDYEKQESSEISLYVGQVVEVIEKNESGWWFVSTEDAQGWVPATCLEAQDDPDEFSMPAEEEEKYTAIYPYAARDEDEIDLERGMTVEVIQKNLEGWWKIRYEGKEGWAPASYLKKCDVSSQKMSAGGPVHASANDLDTAGKQQNSNQRDRFTPLTETKHKAGSRQRPPPRRDLTIPRGVNLPKPPVPPQVEEEYYTIADFQTTIPDGISFQAGVKVEVIEKNSSGWWYIQIDSKEGWAPVTFIDKYKKTSNASRPNFLAPLPGEMAQLKLEDTSSNNDNSEDSWSKPLPDEPSSNSDFLSRPKPREWKSNAVKSSSPFSGPLPPPPSSPTAEEKPALPPRRESINKSLELEDKPRANLDLAKPLPPKPPAPGVIVPLVTPKAPPVKPDKPPEPKKEEKNKQLYLRNEMGLECGHKVSAKEVKKFNLKHVPKQPPKPKPDLRDEKPECVVPAPAPFPKPKPVVRPKPTPAAKPEPLAKSELDITNLRSKLRPSKPLEHGSNPSDPGQQNDTSCDAPANDGRTNEEAKFPLKQQNGHEPSAMLKPPMKEPPLRPSLAPRRPPPPKKSSEPASPTDNKTPEKDFQETKPAAPPHIRPPPPKTKAFALPALKDEAKPKVPVPVPPKPLIKTEKPGPPKDKLPPLIKEAAKEELFLAVADFDGDEHTPGFKEGAVFEVLEKQSSGWWFCKNVSREPMMEGWIPSNYLTKKP